Proteins encoded within one genomic window of Pirellulales bacterium:
- a CDS encoding peptidylprolyl isomerase → MNHPRLIRGLLVLSLAAGCSRAEKGTSEQQAEMPVATPVDVGSALHADAEPTVVLNTSQGPIKVRLNSAKAPLTVDNFLSQIENGFYHQTIFHEVTPGFAVLAGGFLSDLTEKRGRYSLRNESNNGLSNRRGTVAMARPGDGMDSDTGQFFINVADNPSLDYQADTVEQCGYCVFGEVIEGMDVVDRIAKLPTHSEGDFAKLPVQTVMIESATKAR, encoded by the coding sequence ATGAATCACCCCAGGTTAATCCGTGGTTTGCTCGTGCTGTCCCTGGCCGCGGGGTGCAGTCGGGCGGAGAAGGGGACAAGCGAGCAGCAGGCCGAAATGCCCGTCGCAACGCCGGTGGATGTCGGTAGCGCGCTGCACGCCGACGCAGAGCCGACCGTGGTGCTGAACACTTCGCAAGGCCCGATCAAAGTACGACTCAATTCGGCCAAGGCGCCCCTGACGGTCGACAACTTCTTGTCGCAGATCGAGAACGGCTTTTATCACCAGACGATCTTCCACGAAGTCACGCCTGGCTTTGCCGTGTTGGCGGGCGGGTTTCTCTCGGACCTGACTGAGAAGCGCGGCCGCTATAGCCTGCGCAACGAATCGAATAATGGACTGTCGAATCGGCGCGGCACAGTCGCTATGGCACGGCCGGGCGACGGCATGGATAGCGATACGGGACAGTTCTTTATCAACGTCGCCGACAATCCTTCCTTGGATTATCAAGCTGACACGGTTGAGCAGTGCGGATATTGCGTCTTCGGCGAAGTCATCGAAGGTATGGACGTCGTCGATCGCATTGCGAAACTGCCGACGCACAGCGAAGGAGACTTCGCGAAGCTGCCGGTCCAAACCGTGATGATCGAATCCGCCACTAAGGCGCGCTAG